The Brassica rapa cultivar Chiifu-401-42 chromosome A10, CAAS_Brap_v3.01, whole genome shotgun sequence genome segment CGACACTGCCCCTTATAGTTCTGCTTTTACTATTATCATCGGGCCGCCTCTTCGTCTTTGACTTCGCAGTCTGCTCCAACACGAGGAATAAATGTCTATAAAATATAGACTAAAGTATAATATTTTCCTTCACAAAATATCTCGCAACCTATaattacaaacaaacaaacaaatcaaaagaatcttcttcttaaaaaaaaagtcagGTCGATCgctctttgtatttttataagatTCCAGAGTTAATTGGGAACATGGAAGGATATGATGATGGATCGTTGTATGCTCCGTTTCTGTCGCTGAAACCACATCAAAGCCTTTCTAAGTCGGAGTTAGAACAAGGCAGAGAAGAAGCCTCAAAAGTTAGAGAAGGTTCCTCCAGAAGCAAGGagttgaaaaagaagaagggaaaGAAACAAAAGTTTGCGTTTCAGACAAGGAGCCAAGTTGATATTCTTGATGATGGCTATCGTTGGAGAAAATATGGCCAAAAAGCTGTCAAGAACAACAAGTTCCCTAGGTTCGTATTCATTCCGCCCTTAATTTACTAGCTTTGTTATTCctctctttttcttatattattattagaTATAGAAAGAGACAAGAGTTACACTGTAGTGCTGTTTGTTAAGTTAGATGGGACCTTGTCTCTAATACTGTACAGCATATGCTTAGGCCAATCTCGAACCAAGATCGAGTCTAGATTGATTGTAACAAGTTTGCACATATGATTTGCTTAGTTCTAGAGCTAGATCAATgatctgttttttcttttatatttccTGTGAAAATCAATGATTAAGATGTATTTTGGTGAAAATCATATAACTAAAATGTGCATTTGGAAACAAGTTTGATGACCACTTGCACTTGTAAATAACTCGGTGATCAATATATGTACATATCATTCACATCGAGTCTAGATTGATGCTAACTAATCTGCATATAGATTAAATCGTTATGTTCTAGTCCATCTAAAAACCATGCCAATGTAAGTGTTGGTGAAAATGATCTTAAAAGTGGAAATGagaacaatatttttttctttttaataatggCTTAAATATAAATGTGCAGGAGTTACTATAGGTGCACACATGGAGGATGCAATGTAAAGAAGCAAGTGCAAAGATTAACATCGGACCAAGAAGTTGTAGTCACGACCTACGAAGGAGTCCACTCGCATCCCATCGAAAAATCTACAGAAAATTTCGAGCATATTCTCACCCAAATGCAAATCTACTCTTCTTTTTAATACCTTTTATAACTTTGGAGCGTATCCTTCTGAGAGCCCATGTTGTGaattatacaaataaaaagtataacatTACAATTTTATCtatgttggaaaaaaaaacaatggtcAATTTGGAGATTGTATCCCAATAATTTTAACAAACTTATTGACTTATAAATAATACTTAGTCCCTAGACATTTCATAGTCTCTAAATACCTTGTAAGCAAGATATGAAAATTTGAGTTTGTTGGAGAGTGAAAATGTGATAAACCCTAGTCAGACATGCAATTTAGCTAGCCTTACCCCAATTCCCTTCTTCTCAGGATACATGTTTTTGTTTGTAACATCATATCCGGTCAGACCGGACCGGATCAGGTACAACCACTAGAATTCTAATGCATCGGTTTGGAAATGAATTCAAAATTGGTCAAAAAGCTTCTCAGCTAAACATCGAGTTGCTACCACAAACAAGAGAAGTAGCTGGAGAAAAAAACACAGAAGCTTGATCTTAACTGTCTCATGGATTTATTATTACCATGACACCAACACACAGTCTTGAATTACCAcaaaacattcaaaaaacaAGATACTGTAGTAAATCTGTTGAGTGTTTCCTTCTTGTTTGGATCTTTTAGACTCGAGCTGATTCTGCTTCCATATACCTACAAATCCTCTCCATAACCTCTCGCCCTTTCGCGCTATTCTGCATGAATTTCTCTGCGCACTTCTGCTCAACTTTCTCAGCCATTGAGGCCAGAGCCGACAAGGGTTTGATCCGAATGCTTGTCTCCTGGCTACAAACCGTCCATGCCGATGGATTCTCTGGATGAGGATCATACCTTATCCTCTCCTCCACTTCAATGAACTTCTGGAGACTAATATTCTTTGTTATGAGCTGAATTAAAATTCGTTAGTTAGACGTTTACCATGTCAAATGCTATGATAAGCTAACCTAAAACACTCCTCTATGGTTGTAAACTACTTAATAAATGCTTCATCTCAATCAAGCTTTCCTTCTCATCtacaaaaaattacaaaactttGTGGAAGAAGCTGATGGTTACCTGCATAGAACGTGATTTGCCATCCACAACGGTTGATTCAACGCAGTGGCAGATGTCCTGGCCCACGATCCGGTGAAGGAACCAAGGTCCAGGAGCGTGGATGGTGAGGGCACGAGTGGTGTGGAGTTTCCCAGTGTCAGTGTCAAGCTTGCGGTTCAAGGTG includes the following:
- the LOC103846605 gene encoding protein slowmo homolog, with amino-acid sequence MVKAYRQEHVYKHPWERVSAASWRKFADPENKRILSHILEVDTLNRKLDTDTGKLHTTRALTIHAPGPWFLHRIVGQDICHCVESTVVDGKSRSMQLITKNISLQKFIEVEERIRYDPHPENPSAWTVCSQETSIRIKPLSALASMAEKVEQKCAEKFMQNSAKGREVMERICRYMEAESARV
- the LOC103846604 gene encoding probable WRKY transcription factor 75 yields the protein MEGYDDGSLYAPFLSLKPHQSLSKSELEQGREEASKVREGSSRSKELKKKKGKKQKFAFQTRSQVDILDDGYRWRKYGQKAVKNNKFPRSYYRCTHGGCNVKKQVQRLTSDQEVVVTTYEGVHSHPIEKSTENFEHILTQMQIYSSF